Proteins encoded in a region of the Vitis riparia cultivar Riparia Gloire de Montpellier isolate 1030 chromosome 7, EGFV_Vit.rip_1.0, whole genome shotgun sequence genome:
- the LOC117918080 gene encoding uncharacterized protein LOC117918080 produces MVASGLIKTSDRSILWKKAREKKDGTFDEVAILVIEKISKENGKSVNGSNDILVEALGTPEYSGRVRAKGKHHTPRQYFNTAVDRAVRDFIATSQEKQRRFQAEVLAKLSQVGVVTPHSDVSSSNMKQKQLFLPEVVEKPIRRVEDATPPMPIEPQSKVRKCELAMGTKENKVGGGTIILECGPNYLVVVDVPYDASAPLLIPIPGQTTTVGAAIGYQVLWSTHLVSIHTPVLASKKGKKQTVNEVEVKSKSEKPQDIKNFEALVGLMLATSRAQPIDFPNDVFGESFKTFIMKEDMDMIISSKEVSSNCILYYIWHLHRKLIDAKQVERYVFVNPVLVSKAGMGEGSKENRSRVIADRLRNTKHAKYMFIPYNPE; encoded by the exons ATGGTTGCAAGTGGGTTAATTAAAACTAGTGATCGAAGCATATTGTGGAAGAAagcaagggaaaaaaaggatGGCACCTTTGATGAAGTGGCCATACTAGTGATTGAGAAAATA TCTAAAGAGAATGGTAAAAGTGTCAATGGGAGTAATGATATACTTGTAGAAGCATTGGGTACTCCTGAGTATAGTGGTCGAGTTAGGGCTAAAGGGAAGCATCACACACCTCGTCAGTATTTTAATACTGCTGTAGATCGTGCTGTTAGGGATTTTATAGCAACATCTcaagaaaaacagagaagatTTCAAGCAGAAGTGCTAGCAAAACTCTCTCAAGTAGGAGTTGTCACTCCCCATTCAGATGTTAGTAGTTCGAACATGAAACAAAAACAGCTTTTCCTACCAGAAGTAGTAGAGAAGCCAATCCGTAGAGTTGAAGATGCAACCCCACCAATGCCAATAGAACCCCAAAGCAAG GTTAGAAAATGTGAGCTGGCCATGGggacaaaggaaaataaagtggGTGGCGGAACAATTATACTTGAATGTGGTCCCAACTATCTAGTAGTTGTTGATGTTCCTTATGATGCAAGTGCACCACTTCTCATTCCTATTCCTGGACAAACTACTACTGTTGGGGCTGCAATTGGTTACCAAGTTTTGTGGTCAACTCATTTGGTCAGCATCCATACTCCCGTCTTG GCAtctaagaaaggaaagaaacaaacagTAAATGAAGTTGAAGTGAAATCCAAAAGTGAAAAACCACAAGATATCAAGAATTTTGAGGCATTGGTTGGCCTTATGCTTGCAACCTCGAGAGCACAACCTATAGACTTCCCAAATGATGTTTTTGGTGAGAGTTTCAAGACCTTCATAATGAAAGAAGATATGGACATGATTATATCATCAAAAGAAGTATCATCCAATTGTATCTTATACTACATCTG GCACTTGCATAGGAAGTTGATTGATGCAAAGCAAGTTGAACGATATGTTTTTGTCAATCCAGTATTGGTTTCAAAAGCTGGAATGGGAGaaggaagcaaggaaaacaggTCAAGAGTTATTGCAGATCGACTAAGGAATACAAAGCATGCTAAATATATGTTTATTCCATACAATCCAGAGTAA